A window of Petrotoga sp. 9PW.55.5.1 genomic DNA:
CCTTCTCCTATTATCTTCTCCATCTTTTAATACTTACTACCTTATCTGCTTTTCTTATCGTCGATAACCTGTGAGATATTATTATCAACGTCATATCGTATTCTTTTAATTCTTCAAATATCTCTTCTTCTGTTTGTGAGTCTACTCCCGATGTCGCTTCATCTAATATCAGTACCTTAGGATTTCTTATCAATGCCCTTGCTATGGCTACCCTTTGCCTTTGTCCATCTGATAACTTACTTCCTCTTTCTCCTACTATCGTATCGTATCCTTCATCTAATAAGTTTATGAATTTATCTACCTTCGCTTTTTTCACAGCTTTGTCGAACTCTTCTTCACTGAATTCATCACCTAACATTATGTTTTCTTTTACACTCATGTTGAATAATGGATCGTTACCCCTTACCAGTTTTATACCTTCTCTTATCTCTTGCCATATTTAAGTTTAAAAGACATTATTGTTTATCAGTTCATATTTTTTTTCAGTTGCTTTCATTTCACTTTCTAAAAGAAAACAATTAAAAGCTAAATTAGCCTTTGTATTCTCCAAAGAAGAATATATCCTTAGAAACTCTAAAATTATTTGTGAATTATCAGGATAAGAAGATACTAAAAATGTTAATTGCTCTAATTTCATAGAAAGAACTTTCGCTGAATCTTCTAAATAACTGATGGCGTTCCAAATATTATAAACATACATTAACTGATTATTATTTTGTTCGCTAACTAATAAATCTAAATCTTCCATTTCTGTAGTTTTGAAAGAAGAAGCTGTAGTTTCAAAAAATAATCCTAAAGAAAAATTAAAAGAATCATTGTAAGATATAGTAACTTCAGGCTTTAAAGAAAATTTATTGGCTAATTCAATTTGATTTCCAATTCTAAGTGTGTAAGCTAAATTTGGGGACTCTTGATCGTAGGTATTTTCGTAAGATAAAGTGGTTGAAATTGTTGGAATGTTCGGATAATATTTTGGGGCTAAAGTAATGAAATAGAATTCATTAATTTCTTGTATTTTTTGAACGAAATTCTCTAAATACTCTGAAGTATAATATGTATTTAAAAAGTACCGAATATATTCTTCAAAGCTAAAATTTGATATATTTTTAATTTCTTCATTTTGACTTATTAAAATATCGAATTGTTTCTTATTCAACTCAAATGAATTTTTTATATTATTGTAATCAGATTTATATTGTGAAATTATTATTTTGTTATCAAGATAATTGTTGTAGGCTATTTGTTTATTTTTATATTCATTTTCTATCTCTCTTTCTTGTTGATCAAAATGATTATAATAATTATTATAAAGATTTAAAATGTTTTTTTGATTCATATAATTTAGAATGGAGGAAAAAATAGATATTATCTGTTCTTTTTCTATATCTATTTTTTGAAATTCTGCTTTCACTATTTCCTTTTCTTTTTCTTGCTCCATTTTGCCCATAAACAGTACATTCCTCAAATCATTTGAAAAATTTATATTATAACTATTTTGGTTAATAGTCAACCCTATTGAAGGAATAGGATTAAATTTGATATTATCTCGTTCACTAATTTGAGTATTTAATTGATTTTCTATAATCTTTTTGTTATAGGTATCAATTGTTTGAGCGATTTTTTCTATGTTATTGTACACATTAGCTGAAATAGTTAAATTAATTATAACAAACAATACTATTGAAACTTTCCTAAACACTTTTATCTTCACCTTCTTTATGCAATATCATCTTTCAAAAATAACTTCTTAAAAATGTGCATTTACCTGGATTACTTTCCACCTTTAATAGTATTCCTTTTAAATAAAAAGGTAAATGCACAAGCTAAATCGTATTTTTTAAACTATCAGAGTTTTTGCACCATCAAATAAACAGTTGCTCCAATTTATACTATCCGTTTCTATTACTATAATACGTATATTAAATCCAATTAGATCATTAATTCAGTCATCTTTAATATTTTGTAGCTTCTCTATTATTGGTAAAGTTTCATATATTTGGTAATTTTCTTTTGTTACCAATATTAAAAATCCTCTGTAAGCTAGCAATTTTATTGGTTCTTCAACGAAAGGTTGTTCGTTAATTACTTTAGTTGAATATTTTCCCTCTTCGTTTTGTACAATGACAGCTATTTTAAGTTTATTATCTGATACGGAATGGTATGATATGAATATATTTTCTAATGAATCAATTGCAAAACCATAGATCTTATCATCTTTCAATTCTTCTAAAAAAATACTTTTTAGAAAACTTCCCGTTATTTGATTGTACTGGTAAATTCTATTTGAAGAATCTCTGATATATAAATCCCCTCTTTCAGAAGTTATTACTTCCTCAAATTGTGTGGAGTCTATTCCTTCTATGTTACTTCCCTTGGTTGCAGAAAAAGATAAAACTATTTCGCCTGAAATATTCATAAGTTGAATTTTATTATTCTTTTTATCTAACAGCCAAAAGACACCTTCCGAAAAACCATAAGATGTGGATAATAGTAGATCATTTTTAGAGTTTATTTCAACATCTATAGTATTAACCAAATCTCCATCTAATGATAAAACAACAACCTTATTTATATTTTCTGAGTAGCCAACAATGAAGTTTGAAATTCCATTTGATTGAATAACACTTCTTTCTTCTGAAGAAACGTCTGTTTCTCTTACAACTACAAAGATTAAATTACTTATTTCATAATCTTGATATTCTTTTTTTGGAAATATGTGTATAATATTGTGCGGTGCAAATCTATCAGGTTGAATAACTGAGTAAATCTCTATATATGATTCAACCAGAATGTTGTTAGGTTCTGAATATACATAAAATTTACTATCTCCATAAGAAAATGCATCAGTAATTGGAGGAAGTTTATCAACTGTGAAAGTATAAGATGGAGAAATATCCATAAAAGCATCCACACTTCCTTCAGCAAACAAAAAATTACACCAAGCGATAGAAAATATGGTTATTAAGACAAATATTTTCGTTACTTTTTTTGTGGATCTTCTCATTGCATTCATCTCCTTTTTTTCACTTTATAAATTTAATAGAATCCAAATAAAACCTTTTCTTTTCACTAACAATTAATTAAGAAGATTTACTTAACTTAATTGAAATTATAAGTTGAAATATCCTGTAAGTCAATTCCAATCTTACTTACTTAATATTATATATAAACATATCCACTCAAAATTGATATAATGGAACTGTTGCAGACCAACTGCCTGTATCAGTTATGTTCCCAAAAACATTACGAAACTGTGCTGTTACATTATAAGAACGTATTCTCCAATCAACATACCAATCAACTGTATATAAAGGAGGAAGCGTTATAGAAGAAGAAATAGTATCTGTAATAGTTTGTCCTTGAGAATAGCCTATCTTAGCTTCTACTATACTACTAAATCCAGATGATGTACTTATAGTAACGGTTTTAGATACGGACCTACTAAAAGTTGCAACCATTTCAACAGCTGAAAGAGTTAAATTAATTATAACAAACGATACTATTGAAACTTCCCTAAACACTTTTATCTTCACCTTCATTATACAATAGTATCTTTCAAAGAAAACTTCTTAAAAAATGTGCGTTTACCTGGATTACTTTTCCACCTTTAATAGTATTCCTTTTAAATAAAAAGGTAAATGCACAAGCTAAAATCGTGTTTTCAAAACTATTAGAAAATATCAGCAAAAGTATAATTATTCAATATTCCACCTCACAACTTTGTGAGGGATAGCAAGGTCAAAAAAATATCTTTTTAATTCTCCGTGGTTGTAAATTACAATATATCCCCTAGTTCCATTTTCTTCTTTTACTACATCAAATTTTGGATATAAAAAGATTTTTGGACTATTAATGTATAACTTTATATTTAAATCTTTATCAAAAATGTATATTTCACTTTCACCTTTCGACAGCATCAAGTTATTTTCAAAGCTAATAAAAGAATGGTTTATTATTGAATCTTCCCCTAATTCAACTCTCTTTTCTTCTACATATTTGTTATCTTTTGCTGATAATTTATAAACACCTCTAATAAAACTTATTGTTATACCTTCTTGATCTTCTTTGCCTTCCGTATAATATACATATAGACTGTTATCAATTATTTCTAAATTATTATATTGAATAAAATTTGATAATTCAACTGACTCAGGGTATATTTTTATAGCTTCCTTTCCCATTATTTTGAAAATCCCTTTAATATCATCTAAAACGTATATTTGTGAATTTAAAATGGCTATGTCGCTCAACTTCATTGATTCGTTCAATTCTATTTTATTAAGAAACATCCCATTTGGATCATACATTTTAATGATGTTAGAATAAGCTACGTACAATACCCCATTAGAGTAACTTAACCCTCCAACATCTAAAAATTTTGTGTAGTCTTCTTGATTTATAAGGCGTGGAGTTAATTCAGTTAGAGGATGAATTAATGCATCTGTTTGCAAGTCAATAACTCTTTTAATATTTCCTCCTGCATCTAATAGAGCAACTGCTTTGTTTTCCAATAACAAGAAAGTTCGGCTACTTTCGCTCTCTATATCCAAAATTTGATAATAGTCTCCAGAATAATTAACGATAAAATTTTCATCGAGTTCTAAATCAACAGCGAATATACTGAAAGATAAAATAACAAAAATACCGATCAAACCAAACTTGTTTTTCATAATAATGTCTCCTCTTATTTTAGTTAATTACCTGTAATACCTCCCCAACTTAACAAACATTTCTCATCTTTTTAATACTTTAAAATACATACTTACCAACTTTCTTCAATATAAATTACAATTTCTCCAGGTTTAAATCCGGATGTTCCATTTTCCCCTGTATCATCCCCTGCGAAAACAAAAACTCTCCCCAACACTAAAATAGTGATTAAGAATATTACAATAAGTCTCTTTGCTTTTTTTCTTCACCCCCATAACTTATTTTGATAAATAAAATTTCTGTACCCTATTTTTATCATACCCTTTTCTATATGATTTTCAAATAATTTTTTTATTGGGCTTAAATATAGTTAGAAACGTATTTTCAGAGATTGGCTCAAAAAATCTTATGTAAACTTTAATTAAGACATTTTTTATCATATTTTATATTTTGTTTTCGCTTTCTCTTTTTTGATGATAGTTATGATTTAATTAATTAAAAAGAGAAAAACGATTAACTATTGACTTGTTAACATTGGAACCAAAGTAAATATTATGTTGTTTTTAAATGACAATTATGAAACAAAAGTAGATATTCATAAGGAGATAATTCAAATGCTTTTAGAATTAGAATAAAAAAGTTCATAATGAACTATGGAAGGTATTATGAAATAAGAAACATACCAAAAGGATTAAGGTCAAAAGTACCAAAAGAAATCAATGTATTTGTGAAGAAGTACACTTTAAAAAGAAGATTATCTGCAACTTCTTTCTATGTTTTTGAAGAAAAAAAGAGAAGAACTTGTTGAAACGTTAGAGGAGTTTGGTTGACCAAAAAGATAAACTCCTCTTGAAAGGATTAGAGTAAAAGAGGTGTGAATATGCATTTTAGGTAGTTTGATGTTTTTTATTTATTTCTAACGGTTATATATAAAAATTATGATCAAAAGATATGATATAATTTTTCTATAGCAATAAGATTATAATTTTTATTTTAAAAATTATAAAAGGATCGAGAA
This region includes:
- a CDS encoding ATP-binding cassette domain-containing protein; the protein is MWQEIREGIKLVRGNDPLFNMSVKENIMLGDEFSEEEFDKAVKKAKVDKFINLLDEGYDTIVGERGSKLSDGQRQRVAIARALIRNPKVLILDEATSGVDSQTEEEIFEELKEYDMTLIIISHRLSTIRKADKVVSIKRWRR